CCCCATTAATACTAATTGATGGAATTGCAGCGGGTAGTTTTTCTCAATTAGCACCACAAGATATTCAAAGTTTAACAGTACTAAAAGATGGTGCTGCTGCTATTTATGGTGCACGTGCTGCAAATGGTGTAATTTTAATTACAACAAAAAGAGGTACAACAGGTAAACCAAAAATAAGTTTATCAACGTCTTACAATCTCTCTTCCTTTTCTGCAACGCCAACATTAATGAACTCTGAGCAATTTGCAATTTACAATAATGAAATTGCAGAAAGAGCAGGAACTGCACTTCCTTATTCTCAACAACAAATTGATGCTTTTGCTTCAGGGAATGGTACAGATACAAATTGGCAAGATGAGACTTTTGCAAATAACTCGCCTGAATCAAGAACTTCACTTTCAATTTCTGGAGGTAGTGAATATGTAAAATATTTCGTGAGTGGAGATATGGTAAGACAAACGGGTATGTATGATTCTGGTGATTTAAAATTTAAACAAAATCAAGTAAGATCTAATATAGATATTAAAATTAGTGACGATATAAAATTAGGAGTTGATTTATCAGGTAGGTTTGGTAATACTAAAGAACCGGGTGTTGATGATGGCTATATATTTAAACACATCTATACAAATTTCCCAACTGAAGTTGGTATTTATGATAATGGTTTACCTGGTTGGGGTGGCGAAAATGGTGCTAATCCAATCGTTATGTCTAGTGATGAGTCTGGTTTTGTTGAGACTATTAGTAATGATTTAAGAGGAAAAGTTTCTTTAGACTTTAAGTTAGATAAATTGGTTGAAGGGCTGGAGCTTAAAACATTTGGAGGGTATAGAAGAATGAATAATGACACAAAATCTTGGTATACACCTTGGTCCGTTTATAATTATCAAGAAAGTACAGATGAATATGTAGAACAACCAGGGTTTTCTCAAAGAGGTAATGAACGTATTTTACGTGAGAGCTTTTGGAAATATGATGAATTGATGTTAAATGCTACTTTACATTATAATAAAACATTTGACGATCATTCAATTGGTGGTTTTGTAGGTTATGAACAAACAACTTCAGAACAACGTAGTTTTTGGGTTGAAAAAAGAGGTTTCCCAGATTCAGATCACTCTGAATTATTTGCGGGTGATGCTGAAGGTCAAACATCTTACGGAGAGGCTTTTGAGTGGGGGAGAGTGAACTATTTTGGGTCATTATCTTATGATTATAAGAAAAAATATTATATGGATCTCACCTTACGTTATGATGGTTCTAGTACTTTTGGCCCAAATAAAAGGTTTGGTACCTTTCCAGCTATACAAGTAGCATGGTCTATAGATAAAGAATCTTTTATGGATGATGTAGATTGGATAAATGCATTAAAATTAAGAGCATCTTGGGCAAAAATGGGTAATGACCGAATCGGTGGATTCCAATATTTAACAAGATATGATTATGCAGGTGCACTCGGTGCACAACCCAATTATTATAATTTTGGAGGTCAATATTATAATGGTTTTTCTAGTATTGGAGTACAGGCAGCTAATCCAGATGTAACTTGGGAGTCAGCTGATATGAAAAACTTAGGTTTAAATTTCACTTTGTTTGATGATAAACTATCAGGTGATATAAACTATTTCTACCAAAAAAGAGAAGACATTCTAATTACAAGAAATGCCTCGGTACCTGATTTTACTGGATTGACCTTACCACAAGAAAATTTAGGAAAAGTGGATAATTATGGTTGGGAACTTGAATTAGGCTGGAACGATGTAATAAACGATAACCTTAGCTATAATTTAGGATTTAATTTTACAAAAGCAAAAAACGAAGTAAAATATTTGGATGAAGCGGCTGATGTGTCAGATGCTTTAAAACGAGAAGGTCATTCAATGGATTCTTATATAATTTATCCAACCAACGGCGTTTTTAAAGATCAGGCAGAAATAGATGCTGCACCTGCAACCCTAGCAGGTACTGTTCCTGGTGAACCTTATTATATAGATACTAATGAAGATGGTAAAATTAATGCAGAAGATAGAGTTCGCTCATATTCTTCTAATGTTCCTGAAATACAATACGGTATTTTTGGAGGTTTAAATTATAAGAGCTGGAATTTCAATTTCTTATTTCAAGGACAAGCCAAAGCTAAAATGTGGGTGTTTTTCGAAGGACAGGGAGCTTTACCTGATTTCATTTATGACCAAAGATGGACTCCTGAAAATACAGATGCCAGATACCCAAGAGCATTTGCAGTAGGTGATTCTTATAGTGCTAACCGAAATAGTGATCCAGGGAATTTCCAAGGAGCTGATTTATGGTTGCGTGATGCATCATATGTAAGATTAAAGGAAATAGAGTTAGGTTATACATTTACTAAAGACAAAATTAAGTTCGGAGATATTAAAGTATATTTTAGAGGTTATAATTTAGTAACAATGTTTTCTGATGTTTATGATTTAGGTTTAGATCCTGAGGCGGCTGGATACAATAGCTTTAGAGGTAGTACTTACCCTTCTTTAAAAACGTATACGTTTGGATTGAATTTCAATTTTTAAGAATAATTAATGTTTAAAAAACACAAAAAAATATAAAGAGATGAAACATATATTAATAAAATATGCAATCGTACTGTTCGCTATCTTTTCAATAGTTAGTTGTGAAGATGTACTAGATACAGAAGCAAAAGATGCTTTTGCTGAGGATTTAATTTACAGTGACCCTGATCAAGCTGAAAGAGTTGTTTTTACAGCGTATAATAGTACAGAGAGTTGGTCCATAAACCGTTTTCAATGGTGGACATTTAGAGTTAATATTGAAGGAGCCTCATGGGAAGGTAAATTTAATTTTAAAGATTTAGATAACGTTTATAAAATGAGAGGTGGATGGTCACCTAGTAACTCTGGTTTAGCATTCAATAATAGATGGGCAAACTCATGGGATTATGTTAGATTAATAAGTGAGTTTTTAGGTAAAATTGATGATAGTCCTGCTATGCAAGAAGATCCAGATAAAGTAAATGTCCTTAAAGCAGAAATGCAATTTTTAAGAGCCAATATTTATTCTAAATTAATAAAGTATTATGGAGGCGTTCCAATTATGGAAAATGCATTGGGATTGGAAGATGAATTTAATTTACCAAGAAACTCTTATGAAGAATGTGTTGACTTTATTGTTAGAGAATTAGATGCGGCAGCAGCTGTTTTACCTGAAACACAGCCAGATGCTTGGTTTGGAAGAGCTACAAAGCTAGCTGCATTAGCGGTAAAATCGCGTACTTTATTATATGCTGCCAGTCAATTACATGATCCAAGCACAGTTCCAAATGGTCCTTTGTACGATTATAATAAAGGATCTAAATGGCAAGATGCGGCTGATGCAGCAAAAGCGGTTATAGATTTAGTAGGTGCACGAGATTTAATTGCTGTGTCAAATGCGACAGAATATCAAAACTTATTTTTATCAGAAAATGAAGATATTTTGTTTGCAAGATCTTATGGTAATTTATATGCAGAAATGGCAAATGATATTAATACGTTGCCAGATCAAGCACAATCTCCTAGTGGATATGGGGGATGGGGACTGGTTTCACCATCTCATAATTTTGCTTTAGAGTTTAATATGGCTGACGGAACAACAACTGACGGTCCAACATTTGATGCTTCAAAGCCAAATGATAACAGAGAAATGAGATACTATGCTGATCTTAATTATCAAGGAGCTAACTTTAGAGGTCGTCCTGTAGATTATGCATTGGCGGATAACCCAAGTGTAGCAACCCCTAATGGCTTAGATTCACCAGAAGGATTGGGTAACACGCTACACACTTCTAAAACCGGATATAATATTAGGAAATTTCAAGATGAGAGCTTATCAGCATTAACAGATCTTTCCGCTGATCGTCCATATATTTTATACAGATTATCTGAAATTTATTTGAATTATGCAGAAGCAGTATATAATTTAGGTGATGAAGATATGGCTCGTATGTATGTGAATAAGGTTTCTAATAGAGCTTTACAACCTGATATTACTTCTAGTGGTACAGATTTGTTAGAAGCGATTAAAAGAGAAAGACGTATAGAACTTTGTTTTGAAGGTCATAACTTTTTTGATGAAAGAAGATGGATGAACCAAGACCATATTGGTGGTTATGACATTAAAGGTTTAACATGGAAAAAAGCTGCAGATGGGTCACTATCTTTTACTGAAGGAACCGTAATTACAAGACCTTGGTATGACTATAGATATTATTTACCTATTCCTCAAGCAGAAATAGAAAAAGCTCCAGCATTAGAACAAAACTTTGGATACTAAAAAAATAATTTGAACTAGAGAATGCAGTTTCTCATACAAGTTGTTATTTGAGTTAGTTATGAACCGAGGGTTTTTCGCCCTCGGTTTTTTTGTGTAAAATAAATACCTTAATAAATTTTAATTTAAAAGATAAGAATCCTTGGAATGAATTCAAAAGCTAATTTAAAACCAACTAAAAAGCGGTATAATATACTAGCACTAATTTTTGGTACAGTAGTTATCAATTACCTTGACAGAACTAATATCTCAGTAGCAGCTTCAGCAATAAGTGAATCGATGGAGCTAAGTACTGTACAAATGGGGCTTGTTTTTTCAGCCTTTGGCATTGCTTATGCAGCATTACAAATTCCAGGAGGTATTATTGTAGATAAAGTGAGGTTAAGATTGCTTTATGCCTTAATGTTATTTTTTTGGTCTATAGCAACTTTATTTCAAGGATTTGTAGGCTCTTTTAAAATCTTATTGGGTTTAAGAGCAAGTATAGGGGTTTTTGAAGCACCATCATATCCTGCAAATAATGCTATAGTAACGAAGTGGTTTCCCGAAACTGAACGGGCCTCGGCTATTGCAATATACACCTCAGGTCAATTTATTGGTCTGGCATTTTTATTCCCTGTTTTAACACTAATTCAAGATAAAGTGGGTTGGAGAGGTTTATTAATTGTTTCTGGTGTTATTGGAATTGTTTGGGCATTTGTTTGGTATCTATTTTATAGAGATCCAGATCAACATAAAACGGTTAATAAATCTGAATTAAAATTAATAAAAGATGGGGGTGGTTTTGCTCCTAATAAAAACAAAACTAAAAAAAAGGAGAAATTCAACTGGGATGATTTTTTTGAGGCATTTAAGCATAAAAAACTTTGGGGTATTTACATAGGTCAATTTTGTATGGGATCCATGTCTATCTTTTTTTTAACATGGTTTCCAACTTATTTAGTAGAATATCGTGGACTTGATTTTATAAAATCTGGTTTTCTGGCCTCAATTCCATTCTTAGCTGCTTTCTGTGGTGTACTTTTAGCTGGATTTTCTTCTGATTATTTGATAAAAAAAGGGAGAACAGCTGAGTTTTCGAGAAAGGCCCCTGTATTGATTGGTCTATCCTTATCAACATTAATAATCGGAGCCAACTTTACGGACAGTACGTTTTTTATAATCTTATTCTTAACCATAGCTTTTTTTGGAAACGGCCTTGCATCTATTACATGGGTGTTTGTGTCTTTAATGGCACCAAAGCGTATAATAGGGCTAGTAGGCGGTGTATTTAATTTAATTGGCGGTTTATCTGCTGTAATTGTTCCAACTGTAATAGGTGTTTTAGTAAAAGACGGTGACTTTAGTCCTGCATTGTTTTTTATTGGAGCATTAACAATAATCGGATTTTTGTCATTTTTATTAGTAGTTGGTAAGGTGAAAAGAATAGAATTAAAGGATGACAGTAGTATTGAAAATATAGAATTATGAAAATAACAGCAATTAAAACATTTCCTGTAAATATTGCAGGTAGAAGCCAGTTAAACATAAAAGTTGAAACGGACGCGGGTATTTATGGATGGGGAGCTTCAGGAATAACGGGTAGAGAACTTGCCGTAATTGGTGTAATTGAGAACTATCGCCCTTTATTAATTGGTAAAGACCCAAGACAAATTGGGGCTATTTGGCAAGATTTATATCGGGGACAATATTTTGAAGGAGGTCGTGTGCTAACTGCAGCCATTTCTGCAATAGATATTGCATTATATGATATTAAGGGAAAGGCACTTGGAGTTCCTGTTTATGAATTGCTTGGCGGAAAACAACGTGATTATGTTGAGTGTTTTGCTTCATTACGATTTAGCAGTAAGGAAGAATTAATAGAAAAGTCTAAAACATTACTTACGGAAGGGTGGCCAATGTTACGATTGGCACCTGCAGAATATGAAGAAGGAAAAAAAGCTTCCATTTTTGAACCTAGAAAATCTATTGCTATAATTGCCGAATGGATAATTGCTTTGAGAAAAGAGATTGGATTTGCACCGACAATCGGAATAGACTATCATCATCGTTTAACCGTACCCGAAACAGTTTCGTTCATTAAAAGTATGCCAGTTGGCACACTTGATTTTATAGAAGAACCTATAAGAGATGAGTCCCCCGAAGCTTATGAATGTTTGAGGAAAATGGTTGATGTTCCATTCGCCATAGGTGAAGAATTTGCCAGTAAATGGCAATTTATGCCCTATATTGAAAAAAATATTACGCAATTTGCGAGAGTAGATGTTTGTAATGTTGGTGGAATTACAGAAGCAATGAAGGTTGCCTCAATGGCTGAAATACATTATATAGACCTATTACCTCATAATCCAATAGGACCAATTTGTACCGCAGCAACAATACATTTAGCAGCTGCTAGTCCAAATTTCACATGGTTAGAAGAAATGAATACACCTGTAGATAACCCTGGTTTAGACGATTCCAATTACTATCCTTTGCAACCAAAATTAGAAGGTTCAAGGTATAAGGTATCAGATAAACCTGGTCTTGGCATTGAGTTTAATGAAGAATTGGCAATTAAAGAAGGTTTTGTGCCAGTAGAAACGCCACGGCTTAAAAGAAATGATGGTTCATATACGAACTGGTAAGTAGAAGCTTAGGGCGAAATTATTTAAACATGATAAAAAATTACATTAGCATGATATTTTCAAAAAATCAATTAGTTATAGTTGCTTTATTATTTACTTTTATGTTCAATTCGTTTGGACAACAATCTTCAATAAAAAAAGAAATTAGACCAAACATTATTATTATGATGACTGATGATCAAGGTTATGGTGATATTGGTTCTCATGGTAATCCATATTTGAAGACACCTCATATTGAATCTATTGGCGAACAAGGAATCGAAATGACTAATTTTATGTCATATCCAAATTGTTCCGCTTCAAGGGCAGCCTTGTTAACAGGAAGATACCCTTATCGAACCGGTGTAACGGCAGTTACACAGGTAGATCATTTTATGAATGCTTCAGAAGTTACCATTGCGGAAATTTTGAGTGATAATGGATACAGAACCGGTATTTTTGGTAAATGGCATGTGGGTGACAATCATCCAATGCGTCCAACAGATCAAGGCTTTCAGGAAGCATTAGTACACAAAGGTGGTGGAATAGGCCAAGCTGCTGGTCCCGTTGGAAATACTTATTTCGACCCAGTATTAGAACACAATAATGTCTCAACAAAATACAATGGTTATTGTGATGATATTTTTACAGATGCCGCGTTAGATTTTATAGATAAAAACGACGATAGACCTTTTTTTACATATTTAGCAACCAACTTACCGCATTTTCCGCTCCAAGTTCCCGATAAAAAAGCAGAACCCTTCAGAAAAATGGGTTTGCATGAAGACAACGCATTAACCTATGGTATGATTGACAATATTGATACTAATGTTGGACGAGTTTTAGATAAATTAAAAGAATTAGGGATTGAAGAAAATACCATAGTGATCTTTCTATCTGATAATGGACCAAGACAAAGAAGAACAAAAAATGATGTATACCCAGGGCGGTGGGTAGCTAATTTGCGAGGCACTAAAACAAGTGTTTATGATGCTGGAATAAGGGTGCCGTTTTATGTGAAATGGCCAGGTAAATTGTCTATCGATAAAAAAACCAATATTATGGGAACAATGATAGATATTTTACCCACTGTATTAGATGCAGTAAAAATTGAAATACCCAAAGAAGTAAAAATAGACGGAAAATCTTTATTGCCACTATGGAGTAATAATGATACTAGTTTACTTGTAAATCGTGAGTTTATTGTGCAAATGCATTATGGTCCAACTCCATTTAAATATATGCACTTTGCTGTAAGAGGTCAAAAATATAAGCTTGTGAGTCCGCACGATTTTCCACATGGAATATTATATCAGCCGACAGATGAAGAATTGGAAAATACTCTTTCAAATTTAGAATTGTATGATATAGAAAATGACCCAAGTGAAAGAATTGATTTAGCAAGTAAGCACCCTAAAATTGTTGAAGAATTGCTCGAAAAATATGAAAATTGGTTCGATGAGGTAACCGAAGAAAGAGACGCAAAAGGGATACAAAGAATATACTTAGGAACTAAGGCACAGCCTATTGTTAACCTTTCTAGGTTTGATTGGGGTGGGGCAAGGGTTATATCTAAAAATGAATTAGGCTATTGGAGGGTTAAAACGGAAGCTGGTTTATATAAAATAACATTAAACCTTCCTGAGATTAAAGAAGATGGGGTAGCTCATATTAAATACGGAGATATTCACGTAGCTATTCAAATAAAGAAAGGGCAAAAAAATGTAATTTTTAAAGAAGTAAAGATCCCGAGTGGCTTTGGTAATTTTCAAGCGTTTGTAAAAGTCAAAAGATTAGCAATGGGTCCTTTATTTGTTAATGTTGAAAGACTTAATAGGTAATCATTGAAAGCTTCCTTTTTTAAATTAAAATGTATTAAGGTAAAATAAGCTAAAGACAGGGTAAATTTTATTATTAGGTAAACGCCAAATTTCGTTTAATTTGAACATAATAAATATCACATGCTTTTAATTAAAGCAACTAATATTGATTAGACACTTAAATTATCAAAAAAAATGAAAAATATAGTAGCCTTTTTAGTTTTTGTTCTTATGTATTCTGGTATAAATGCTCAAGAAAAACCGAATATAATTTTCTTATTCTCCGATGATGCAGGTTATGCTGATTTTGGTTTTCAAGGGAGTACAATTATGAAGACACCAAATTTGGATAAACTAGCAAAAAGTGGCGTAACATTTACTCAAGGTTATGTGTCAGCTTCTGTTTGCGGCCCTTCTAGAGC
The nucleotide sequence above comes from Aureibaculum algae. Encoded proteins:
- a CDS encoding mandelate racemase/muconate lactonizing enzyme family protein, translating into MKITAIKTFPVNIAGRSQLNIKVETDAGIYGWGASGITGRELAVIGVIENYRPLLIGKDPRQIGAIWQDLYRGQYFEGGRVLTAAISAIDIALYDIKGKALGVPVYELLGGKQRDYVECFASLRFSSKEELIEKSKTLLTEGWPMLRLAPAEYEEGKKASIFEPRKSIAIIAEWIIALRKEIGFAPTIGIDYHHRLTVPETVSFIKSMPVGTLDFIEEPIRDESPEAYECLRKMVDVPFAIGEEFASKWQFMPYIEKNITQFARVDVCNVGGITEAMKVASMAEIHYIDLLPHNPIGPICTAATIHLAAASPNFTWLEEMNTPVDNPGLDDSNYYPLQPKLEGSRYKVSDKPGLGIEFNEELAIKEGFVPVETPRLKRNDGSYTNW
- a CDS encoding RagB/SusD family nutrient uptake outer membrane protein, producing MKHILIKYAIVLFAIFSIVSCEDVLDTEAKDAFAEDLIYSDPDQAERVVFTAYNSTESWSINRFQWWTFRVNIEGASWEGKFNFKDLDNVYKMRGGWSPSNSGLAFNNRWANSWDYVRLISEFLGKIDDSPAMQEDPDKVNVLKAEMQFLRANIYSKLIKYYGGVPIMENALGLEDEFNLPRNSYEECVDFIVRELDAAAAVLPETQPDAWFGRATKLAALAVKSRTLLYAASQLHDPSTVPNGPLYDYNKGSKWQDAADAAKAVIDLVGARDLIAVSNATEYQNLFLSENEDILFARSYGNLYAEMANDINTLPDQAQSPSGYGGWGLVSPSHNFALEFNMADGTTTDGPTFDASKPNDNREMRYYADLNYQGANFRGRPVDYALADNPSVATPNGLDSPEGLGNTLHTSKTGYNIRKFQDESLSALTDLSADRPYILYRLSEIYLNYAEAVYNLGDEDMARMYVNKVSNRALQPDITSSGTDLLEAIKRERRIELCFEGHNFFDERRWMNQDHIGGYDIKGLTWKKAADGSLSFTEGTVITRPWYDYRYYLPIPQAEIEKAPALEQNFGY
- a CDS encoding MFS transporter, whose translation is MNSKANLKPTKKRYNILALIFGTVVINYLDRTNISVAASAISESMELSTVQMGLVFSAFGIAYAALQIPGGIIVDKVRLRLLYALMLFFWSIATLFQGFVGSFKILLGLRASIGVFEAPSYPANNAIVTKWFPETERASAIAIYTSGQFIGLAFLFPVLTLIQDKVGWRGLLIVSGVIGIVWAFVWYLFYRDPDQHKTVNKSELKLIKDGGGFAPNKNKTKKKEKFNWDDFFEAFKHKKLWGIYIGQFCMGSMSIFFLTWFPTYLVEYRGLDFIKSGFLASIPFLAAFCGVLLAGFSSDYLIKKGRTAEFSRKAPVLIGLSLSTLIIGANFTDSTFFIILFLTIAFFGNGLASITWVFVSLMAPKRIIGLVGGVFNLIGGLSAVIVPTVIGVLVKDGDFSPALFFIGALTIIGFLSFLLVVGKVKRIELKDDSSIENIEL
- a CDS encoding arylsulfatase; this translates as MIFSKNQLVIVALLFTFMFNSFGQQSSIKKEIRPNIIIMMTDDQGYGDIGSHGNPYLKTPHIESIGEQGIEMTNFMSYPNCSASRAALLTGRYPYRTGVTAVTQVDHFMNASEVTIAEILSDNGYRTGIFGKWHVGDNHPMRPTDQGFQEALVHKGGGIGQAAGPVGNTYFDPVLEHNNVSTKYNGYCDDIFTDAALDFIDKNDDRPFFTYLATNLPHFPLQVPDKKAEPFRKMGLHEDNALTYGMIDNIDTNVGRVLDKLKELGIEENTIVIFLSDNGPRQRRTKNDVYPGRWVANLRGTKTSVYDAGIRVPFYVKWPGKLSIDKKTNIMGTMIDILPTVLDAVKIEIPKEVKIDGKSLLPLWSNNDTSLLVNREFIVQMHYGPTPFKYMHFAVRGQKYKLVSPHDFPHGILYQPTDEELENTLSNLELYDIENDPSERIDLASKHPKIVEELLEKYENWFDEVTEERDAKGIQRIYLGTKAQPIVNLSRFDWGGARVISKNELGYWRVKTEAGLYKITLNLPEIKEDGVAHIKYGDIHVAIQIKKGQKNVIFKEVKIPSGFGNFQAFVKVKRLAMGPLFVNVERLNR
- a CDS encoding SusC/RagA family TonB-linked outer membrane protein yields the protein MKKIRNLDGQISYSLLDSLAFKRSLKKVLFTVLTFTFGLTQVIALNTNSINNFDDDTAEFTFLGQQTQITGVISDADGPLPGATVSIKGTTVGTTTDFDGNYAIEAENGEAVLVFSFVGYKTQEIVVGSQTTINVTLISDSQLDEVVVIGYTTRKKGDVTGSVSTVSSEKLEQAGSKDLAKSLAGKVSGLIISDRGGLPGSTNAADLTLLIRGKSTLGNNSPLILIDGIAAGSFSQLAPQDIQSLTVLKDGAAAIYGARAANGVILITTKRGTTGKPKISLSTSYNLSSFSATPTLMNSEQFAIYNNEIAERAGTALPYSQQQIDAFASGNGTDTNWQDETFANNSPESRTSLSISGGSEYVKYFVSGDMVRQTGMYDSGDLKFKQNQVRSNIDIKISDDIKLGVDLSGRFGNTKEPGVDDGYIFKHIYTNFPTEVGIYDNGLPGWGGENGANPIVMSSDESGFVETISNDLRGKVSLDFKLDKLVEGLELKTFGGYRRMNNDTKSWYTPWSVYNYQESTDEYVEQPGFSQRGNERILRESFWKYDELMLNATLHYNKTFDDHSIGGFVGYEQTTSEQRSFWVEKRGFPDSDHSELFAGDAEGQTSYGEAFEWGRVNYFGSLSYDYKKKYYMDLTLRYDGSSTFGPNKRFGTFPAIQVAWSIDKESFMDDVDWINALKLRASWAKMGNDRIGGFQYLTRYDYAGALGAQPNYYNFGGQYYNGFSSIGVQAANPDVTWESADMKNLGLNFTLFDDKLSGDINYFYQKREDILITRNASVPDFTGLTLPQENLGKVDNYGWELELGWNDVINDNLSYNLGFNFTKAKNEVKYLDEAADVSDALKREGHSMDSYIIYPTNGVFKDQAEIDAAPATLAGTVPGEPYYIDTNEDGKINAEDRVRSYSSNVPEIQYGIFGGLNYKSWNFNFLFQGQAKAKMWVFFEGQGALPDFIYDQRWTPENTDARYPRAFAVGDSYSANRNSDPGNFQGADLWLRDASYVRLKEIELGYTFTKDKIKFGDIKVYFRGYNLVTMFSDVYDLGLDPEAAGYNSFRGSTYPSLKTYTFGLNFNF